The bacterium genomic sequence CAGATCATCGACGGCGACGAGCGGCGGGTGAAATTCGAGTAGAGGGCGGGGCTGCTGAGGCCCTCCCGCTCGCGCCGCTTCACAGGCGCTCGCAGAAGGGCCTCAGCAGCCCCACGACCCGCGCGAGCTCCACCCGCCGCGCGCGCCGGGGCAAGCGCTGCGCGCGGTCCGCGCTGGATTTCTCGGGTAATTCGGTCTAGAATTGGGATGTCTCCGGCGCGGGAGGAGAAGATGCGCGCGCTTGCCCTTGCATGCTTGCTGGTTTCGGCCGCGGCGGGGGCGCTCCCCGCGGCGACGATTCGGGTCCCGGCCGACTGGCCGACCCTGCGGGCGGCCATCGACCAGGCGGTCACGGGCGACACGGTGCTCGTCGCTCCCGGGATCTACACCGGACCCGGCAATCGAGACCTCCTCATCGACGGGAAGGACATCGCGATCATCGGCGCGGGCGGCTCCGCACAGACCGTGCTCGATCTCTCCCTGCCATCCGGCTGGCGCCACGGCTTCACGCTTCGCGGCCAGACCCGCCAGATGCTGCTCCGCGGGTTCACGATCTGCCACGGTTACGGCGAATACGTCGTTTCCTCGGGTGGCATCAACATCGAGGATGCTTCGCCGACCCTCGAGGATCTCCAGATCATCGACTGCAACGTCAGCGAGAACTTTGGCCCCTCGGGAGCCGGCATCCGCTGTCTCAACTCCAGTCCCCTTCTGCGGGACATCCTCCTGCAGAACTGCGAAGGGTTTGCCGCAGTCCACCTCGAAGACGGTGCCCCAGAACTCGAAGACATGACGATCAGGAATTGCGATTCCAGGGGAATGAACTGCTGGAACAGCGGCGCCGCACTCACGCGCGTCAGTTTCATCGAGAACAGCGTCTACGGCTACCTCGGCGGCGCTCTGCTCGTCTCTGGTGCCGCCAGCCCGACCCTTCGCGATTGTCTCTTCCAAGACAACTATGCCTATCCGGAGATAATGGATATGGGCTACGGCGGTGCGATCGCCTGTGGTGGATGCTCGCCGGTGATCGAGCGAACTGTCTTCAGGGGCAACATGTGCGCCATGGGTGGTGCGATCTCGTTAGACGGTTGCGAGGGCGTCGTGCTGAGCACCATCCTGTTCGCAGACAACCACGCCGAGCGGGGCGCTGCGCTGTATCTCCGGAGTAGCAGCGTACTGGCCGACAACCTCACCTTCGCTGAGAATGGCGCCGACTGGGTATTCGGGATGCACGATCCCGATGCCCCCGCCGGGGCAATCTACGGCCAGAGCAGCAGCTCACTCTCGCTGAATGCCAGTATTGTCGCCTTAACAGCCCAGGGACCGGGCCTTCACATGGCGGCACCGGCAAGCGCCGACGTCGCCTGCTCGGACTTCTTCGCCAATGCTGGCGGGCATACGAGTGGCACGGTGGGCAATATCATCGGCCTGAATGGCAACATCAGCGTCGATCCGCTCTTCTGTGACGCCCCCGGCGGCGACTACACGCTCGACGCCGCGTCCCCCTGCCTGCCCGCGAACAACGACTGTCACGTGCAGATGGGCGCGTTCGGCTGGGGCTGCGGCACGACGGCCGCCGAGGAGACCGCGCCCGCCGCCTTCGCCTTCGCGCCGCCGCAGCCCAACCCCTTCAACCCGAAGGCCACGCTCCGCTTCGCGCTGCCGCGGGCGGCGGCGGTAGACCTCGTGATCTTCGACGTGAACGGCCGCCAGGTTCGCCGCCTGCTCGCAGGCGAGCAGCGACCGGCTGGCCATCACGCGCTGGACTGGAACGGCCGCGATGAGTCCGGCCGCGCGCTGCCCTCGGGCGTCTACTTCGCGCGCTTCGCCGCCGGCGGCTTCACGGCCGAGCGCAGGCTCGTCCTGCTCAGGTAGGAAAACGCACACTAGGGAGGCCGGGATGCACAAGCTGCTGGGAGCACTGCTGGTCGCGATGGCCAGCGAGGCGAACGCGGTCACTTACCACCTCGACGCCGCCGGCACCGGCGACTACCCCAGCATCGCCGCGGCGATCGCGGCGGCCAACCCCGGCGACAGCATCCTGCTCGCCGCCGGGCTCTACCTCGGGGCGGGCAACACGCAGCTCGACTACGGCGGCAAGGACATCGTCATCGCCGGCGCGGGGCCGGAGGTCACCATCCTCCCTTGCATGGACAGCGGGGTGCCGGTGCTGCGCTTCGAGAACGGCGAGACGCGCGCGGCAGTGCTGCGCGACCTCACCCTGCGCAACAACTACCACTACTACGCGCCCACGGGAGTGATCGTCGAGGATGCCTCGCCCAGCCTGATCAACCTGCACCTGGAGGGCTTCGGCGGCGGCAGCTTCTACTTCGGAGGCGGCGCGCTCTACGCCGACGGCTCCTCCCTGCTACTGCAGGACGCGGAGGTGCGGGACTGCTGGCACCGCGGCGGTCTTGCCCTTTACGGCGGGGCGCCCGTCCTCGAACGCGTGCTGGTGGAGAACTGCCACACGTCCAATCCCGAGTACGGCGCATCCGGCGGCGGCATCAGGGTGGGTGGCAACGCAACCTTGCGCGAGGTCACGGTGCGCGGCTGCTCTTGCTGGGAAGGCATCGGCGGCGGGGTGATCACCGGCGGCCCGACGGTCTTCGAGGACTGCCTCTTCGAGGGAAACGACTCCGGCTCCGAAATCGGCTACACGGAGCGAGGGGGCGGTGGGGTCGCCTGCAGTGGTGGCAGTCCCACGTTCAAGCGCTGTGTCTTCCGCGGGAACACGGCCCGCGATGGCGGCGGCGGGTTGGGCGTCTACAACGGTGCCGCGCCGCTCCTCGAGGATGTTTTGTTCACTGAGAATGCTTCGGACATCGGCGGCTCGATCGTGTTCGACAACGCAGCGGGGACCTTGCGCCGGGTGACCATCGTCGACAGCGGCTACATGGAAGACTGGGACGAGTATGATGGCCCTAGCGCCATCCACTGCATCGGCAGCTCCCCGACCATCGAGCAAGTGATCGTGGCCCTGAGCGACGAGGGCGTTGGGCTCTGGGCAGATGCCGCCAGCAGTCCGGCCCTGAGCTGTTCGGATCTCTTCGGCAACCCGGGGGGCAACTACGGCGGCACCTTGGCCGATCAGACCGGCCTCAACGGCAACATCAGCGTCGATCCGCTCTTCTGCGATGCCGCCGGCGGCGACTACACGCTCGACGCCGCGTCCCCCTGCCTGCCCGCGAACAACGACTGCCACCTGCAGATGGGCGCCTTCGGCTGGGGCTGCGGCACGACGGCCGCCGAGGAGACCGCACCCGCCGCCTTCGCCTTCGCGCCGCCGCAGCCCAACCCCTTCAACCCGAAGACCACGCTCCGCTTCGCGCTGCCGCGCGCCGCGGCGGTGGACCTCACGATCTTCGACGTGAGCGGCCGCCAGGTCCGGCGCCTGCTCGCGGGCGAGCGCCTGCCGGCGGGCCAGCACGCACTGGACTGGGACGGCCACGACGAGGGCGGCCGCGCGCTGCCCTCGGGCGTCTACTTCGCGCGCTTCGCGGCCGGCGGCTTCACGGCCGAGCGCAAGCTCGTCCTGTTGCGGTAGCGCCGCCCCGGTCGCGCGCGCCGGGCCCGCCCACTAACGGGCGGGCTGCGGTGATCCTCTGACGCGCACCTGTGAAGCGGTGCGCGGAGGAGGATCGCCGCAGCCCTGCTGTCGTTGGATTCGGCCCGGCGCGCGCTACTCGGTGACGCGGCGGATCACGTGCAGCTCGATGCGCCGGTTGGCGGCCCGACCCTCGGCGGTGTCGTTGCCGACCACGGGCACGGTGTCGCCGAAGCCCATCACGCCGAGCTTGTCCACCGGATAGCCCTGCAAGACGAAGTACTCGCGCACGGCGCGTGCGCGCTCGAGCGAGAGACGTCGGTTGAAGTCCGCTTCGCCGGTGCTGTCCGTGTGGCCCTGGATCTCCACGGCCTCCACCTGTGGCGTGTGGAGCAGGCGCTCGTAGATCGTCGTGAGGAGGGGTTTGCTCTCCGGGCCGATCTCGGCGCTCGCGATGTCGAAGTTGATGCCGCGCAGCACGGTCACCCGCGGCAGGGGCTCGACACCGACAGCGACAGCGACGCCGCTGTCCGCCGGCGCCTGCGCGCTCGCCATGGGCGCCGGTGGCGCGGGCGGCAAGGGCGGCGGCGAGGCGAGCGCGAAGTTCACGGAGAAGCGGTGGACGGGGTCGAAGTCGTCCTTCGGCGAGTAGGCGTAGTCGAAGCCCCAGCCGCCGATGCGCAGGCCGGCGCCGTAGCTGAAGCGATCGCTGTCGGGCGTGCCGTCGTCCAGCAAAGAGCGCACGTAGCCCACGCGCAGGGCGAGCAGCTCGCGGTATTCCCACTCCGTCCCCACGTGGAAGGCGTTGTAGTTGTCGCGCGGGATGACGAAGTCCAGACAGGCGAGCAGGCGGAAATCGCGCTCGACTGTCGCCGTGTGCGCGACGCCGAAGCGGTAGCGCAGGGGCGCCGGATCCTCGATCTCGCGGAAGCGCAGGGGCGGGCCGAAGCCCTGGATCGCGGCGCCGAGCCGGAAGCCGCGCAGGTCGGGACTGAGAATGCCGACATCCCCCATCATCCCCGCGGCGCGCTCCCAGCCGAGCGTCTTGTGGAAAGCCATGAAGCGCGCCCCCACGCTGATGCCGTGCGGGAAGCGGTGCCCGAGCGCGAGGCTGGCCTGGAAGTCGCGCGCGCCGAGGCGCTCGCCGGTGTAGGTGCCGTCCTCGAGCACCTCGTCGACGGTGC encodes the following:
- a CDS encoding T9SS type A sorting domain-containing protein, which encodes MSPAARCPRASTSRASPPAASRPSAGSSCSGRKTHTREAGMHKLLGALLVAMASEANAVTYHLDAAGTGDYPSIAAAIAAANPGDSILLAAGLYLGAGNTQLDYGGKDIVIAGAGPEVTILPCMDSGVPVLRFENGETRAAVLRDLTLRNNYHYYAPTGVIVEDASPSLINLHLEGFGGGSFYFGGGALYADGSSLLLQDAEVRDCWHRGGLALYGGAPVLERVLVENCHTSNPEYGASGGGIRVGGNATLREVTVRGCSCWEGIGGGVITGGPTVFEDCLFEGNDSGSEIGYTERGGGGVACSGGSPTFKRCVFRGNTARDGGGGLGVYNGAAPLLEDVLFTENASDIGGSIVFDNAAGTLRRVTIVDSGYMEDWDEYDGPSAIHCIGSSPTIEQVIVALSDEGVGLWADAASSPALSCSDLFGNPGGNYGGTLADQTGLNGNISVDPLFCDAAGGDYTLDAASPCLPANNDCHLQMGAFGWGCGTTAAEETAPAAFAFAPPQPNPFNPKTTLRFALPRAAAVDLTIFDVSGRQVRRLLAGERLPAGQHALDWDGHDEGGRALPSGVYFARFAAGGFTAERKLVLLR
- a CDS encoding OmpA family protein; amino-acid sequence: MAALPARPHLLARQRGGQPGDDLGAPARERKRRHLPRRRHGERRRRRALRAAPPDGERLGRRRARSDSESGLRRPQPELPVQLPQRARAGGRDRHLHAGARAGLPPARRGHLHGFGDAHGNLGPQQRGRAARGERRLSRGGALHAAGGRERRAAQDHGRALGGAMSDRRQKIILALFIVLFFFLLGLSERKAEGAELNDDVGSSHSVVHAVGLDARAAALGFAVTAVDMGAANLEYNPAGAALAQSRYLYLGHVDWVLDTSLSQAIALLPMAGENVLGLGLLYFDEGTVDEVLEDGTYTGERLGARDFQASLALGHRFPHGISVGARFMAFHKTLGWERAAGMMGDVGILSPDLRGFRLGAAIQGFGPPLRFREIEDPAPLRYRFGVAHTATVERDFRLLACLDFVIPRDNYNAFHVGTEWEYRELLALRVGYVRSLLDDGTPDSDRFSYGAGLRIGGWGFDYAYSPKDDFDPVHRFSVNFALASPPPLPPAPPAPMASAQAPADSGVAVAVGVEPLPRVTVLRGINFDIASAEIGPESKPLLTTIYERLLHTPQVEAVEIQGHTDSTGEADFNRRLSLERARAVREYFVLQGYPVDKLGVMGFGDTVPVVGNDTAEGRAANRRIELHVIRRVTE